In Propionicimonas paludicola, a single window of DNA contains:
- the rpsI gene encoding 30S ribosomal protein S9, whose product MTETVEETVADEVVPFVEDDREIAYRAEAQASAPQPGGRPAVIAAAGATGRRKEAIARVRIVPGDGKFSINGRSLEDYFPNKLHQQTVNEPFVTAAVVGSYDVIATIVGGGVTGQAGALRLGIARALNAVDVEASRPALKKAGLLTRDARVKERKKAGLKKARKAPQYSKR is encoded by the coding sequence GTGACCGAGACTGTCGAAGAGACCGTGGCCGACGAGGTCGTCCCCTTCGTTGAGGACGATCGTGAGATCGCTTACCGCGCTGAGGCCCAGGCCAGCGCCCCGCAGCCGGGCGGACGTCCGGCTGTGATCGCCGCTGCTGGCGCCACCGGCCGCCGCAAGGAGGCCATCGCCCGAGTGCGGATCGTCCCCGGTGACGGCAAGTTCTCGATCAACGGCCGTTCGCTGGAGGACTACTTCCCGAACAAGCTGCACCAGCAGACCGTCAACGAGCCCTTCGTGACCGCTGCGGTCGTCGGCTCGTACGACGTCATCGCGACCATCGTCGGTGGCGGCGTCACCGGCCAGGCCGGTGCGCTGCGTCTTGGCATCGCCCGCGCGCTGAACGCCGTGGACGTCGAGGCCAGCCGTCCGGCTCTGAAGAAGGCCGGTCTGCTCACTCGCGATGCGCGGGTCAAGGAGCGCAAGAAGGCCGGTCTGAAGAAGGCCCGCAAGGCTCCTCAGTACAGCAAGCGCTGA
- a CDS encoding GNAT family acetyltransferase: MIEALGSADATAAVALWEEADLNRPWNDAGSDFRRALESPSSTVLGIRDGGRLVGTAMVGWDGHRGWVYYLAVAGSHRGRGLGRELMAAAEHWLKEVGAPKIQFMVRTENDAVLSFYDHLGYIPQYCVVLGRRLD; the protein is encoded by the coding sequence GTGATCGAGGCACTGGGTAGCGCCGACGCCACCGCGGCAGTTGCACTGTGGGAAGAGGCCGATCTCAACCGGCCCTGGAACGACGCCGGCTCCGATTTCCGCAGAGCCCTGGAGTCCCCTTCTTCGACTGTTCTCGGCATCCGTGATGGCGGACGCCTGGTCGGTACCGCCATGGTCGGCTGGGACGGGCACCGCGGCTGGGTCTACTACCTGGCCGTGGCCGGATCACACCGCGGGCGTGGCCTCGGCCGCGAGCTGATGGCCGCGGCGGAGCACTGGCTGAAAGAGGTCGGCGCGCCGAAGATCCAGTTCATGGTGCGCACCGAGAACGACGCCGTGTTGTCCTTCTACGACCACCTGGGCTACATCCCGCAGTACTGCGTGGTGCTGGGCCGCCGCCTCGACTGA
- the glmM gene encoding phosphoglucosamine mutase, translating into MARLFGTDGVRGTANLDLTAEIALELSIAAAHVLAEAGVFGAGHRPFALVGRDTRASGEFLEAAVVAGLASAGVDVVRLGVIPTPGVAYLVGAMGADLGVMLSASHNPMPDNGIKFFARGGVKLDDAIEDMIEQRMGEHWDRPIGSDVGRVTDDRGAIEAYIAHLVASLGTDSSLEGLKVVIDCANGAAHLTALAAFDAQGAEVIPLHASPDGLNINDNCGSTHLSPLQAAVVEHGADLGIGLDGDADRCLAVDHRGEVVDGDQILAVLALAMQAAKTLHSDTVVATVMSNLGFLKAMRAAGIQVDQTKVGDRYVLEAMNANGFTLGGEQSGHVIMSEHATTGDGVLTALHLAAQLARTERPLCDLAGVVTRLPQVMINVSNVNKAWAGIDPVVNSAVSAQIKALGDSGRVLLRPSGTEPLVRVMVEAETEERAREVAELLAGVVKERLSL; encoded by the coding sequence ATGGCTCGACTGTTCGGAACGGATGGGGTTCGCGGCACCGCGAACCTGGATCTGACCGCAGAGATCGCGCTGGAGTTGTCCATTGCGGCCGCTCATGTGCTGGCCGAGGCTGGCGTCTTCGGGGCAGGGCATCGTCCCTTCGCCTTGGTCGGACGCGACACCCGAGCCTCTGGGGAGTTTCTGGAGGCTGCCGTGGTGGCCGGTTTGGCCTCTGCCGGTGTGGACGTGGTCCGACTCGGCGTGATCCCGACCCCTGGGGTGGCCTACTTGGTCGGCGCCATGGGTGCCGATCTCGGCGTCATGCTGTCGGCCAGCCACAATCCGATGCCCGACAACGGGATCAAGTTCTTCGCTCGTGGCGGGGTCAAACTCGACGACGCCATCGAGGACATGATCGAGCAGCGGATGGGCGAGCACTGGGATCGTCCGATCGGCTCCGACGTGGGCCGGGTCACCGATGACCGCGGCGCCATCGAGGCCTACATCGCTCACTTGGTGGCCAGCCTGGGCACCGACTCCAGCCTGGAGGGCCTGAAGGTCGTCATCGACTGTGCCAACGGCGCTGCGCACCTGACTGCTCTGGCGGCATTCGACGCCCAGGGCGCCGAGGTGATCCCGCTGCACGCCAGCCCGGACGGGCTGAACATCAACGACAACTGCGGCTCTACTCACCTCAGCCCGCTGCAGGCCGCCGTCGTCGAACACGGCGCCGACCTCGGAATCGGGCTGGACGGCGACGCCGACCGCTGCCTGGCCGTCGATCACCGCGGTGAGGTCGTTGATGGCGATCAGATCCTGGCCGTGCTGGCCCTGGCTATGCAGGCTGCCAAGACGCTGCACTCCGACACCGTGGTAGCCACGGTGATGAGCAACCTCGGCTTCCTGAAGGCCATGCGTGCCGCGGGGATCCAGGTCGATCAGACCAAGGTCGGCGACCGCTACGTCCTGGAGGCCATGAACGCCAACGGCTTCACCCTGGGCGGCGAGCAGTCCGGTCACGTGATCATGAGCGAGCACGCCACCACCGGGGACGGGGTGCTGACCGCGCTGCATCTGGCCGCGCAGCTGGCCCGGACCGAGCGTCCGCTGTGTGACCTGGCAGGTGTGGTCACCCGGCTTCCGCAGGTGATGATCAACGTCTCCAACGTGAACAAGGCCTGGGCCGGCATCGACCCGGTGGTGAACTCGGCGGTCTCCGCGCAGATCAAGGCGCTCGGTGATTCCGGACGGGTGCTGCTGCGTCCCTCGGGTACCGAGCCGCTGGTCCGGGTGATGGTCGAGGCCGAAACCGAAGAGCGGGCGCGCGAAGTCGCCGAGCTGCTGGCCGGAGTGGTCAAGGAGCGGCTCAGCCTCTGA
- the glmS gene encoding glutamine--fructose-6-phosphate transaminase (isomerizing), with the protein MCGIIGYVGPRDARGVVISGLRRMEYRGYDSAGIAVLDGGAIQWRKKAGKISNLDAELAERPLPVSGTGIGHSRWATHGGPTDQNAHPHLGGAGRVALVHNGIIENFASLRSELAAQGEVFVSETDTEAAAALLGREVAAGADLAEAMRRVCRRLEGAFTLVAVDAADPGRVVAARRNSPLMVGVGEGENFVASDVSAFIEFTRHAIELGQDQVVDVHADSIVVTDFEGHPAPTKPFEVTWDLSAAEKGGYDWFMRKEIFEQPKAVADTLLGRYTAAGALQLDELHIGEDELRRIDKIIIVACGSAYYAGLVAKYAIEHWTRVACEVEIASEFRYRDPIIDGSTLVVTISQSGETADTLMAIRHAREQGAKVIAICNTNGATIPRESDAVLYTHAGPEIGVASTKGFLTQVAACYLLGLYLAQVRGTMYDDEIAKVMEELAATPPLIQQVLDSLDAIRELAARLVDTESVLFLGRHVGYPVALEGALKLKEIAYLHAEGFPAGELKHGPIALVDQGVPVFVVVPPQGRDQLHDKVISNIQEVRARGAFTVVVAEAGDPEVGAYADVLFSLPKVSTLLQPLLAAVPLQMFACEVATLKGYDVDQPRNLAKSVTVE; encoded by the coding sequence ATGTGCGGGATTATCGGATATGTCGGGCCTCGGGACGCTCGTGGGGTAGTGATTTCCGGGCTACGCCGGATGGAGTACCGCGGGTACGACTCGGCCGGGATTGCCGTGCTGGACGGCGGCGCCATCCAGTGGCGCAAGAAGGCCGGGAAGATCTCGAACCTCGACGCCGAGCTGGCAGAGCGTCCGCTGCCGGTCTCCGGTACCGGGATCGGCCACTCCCGGTGGGCGACCCACGGTGGGCCCACCGATCAGAACGCACACCCACATCTGGGTGGTGCCGGACGGGTGGCCCTGGTCCATAACGGGATCATCGAGAACTTCGCCTCGCTGCGATCCGAGCTGGCCGCCCAGGGAGAGGTCTTCGTCTCCGAGACCGACACCGAAGCCGCGGCGGCCCTGCTGGGCCGTGAGGTGGCCGCCGGGGCGGACCTGGCTGAGGCCATGCGCCGGGTGTGCCGGCGGCTGGAGGGTGCCTTCACTCTGGTCGCCGTGGACGCCGCGGATCCCGGTCGGGTGGTCGCGGCCCGGCGCAATTCACCGCTCATGGTGGGCGTGGGTGAGGGCGAGAACTTCGTGGCCTCCGATGTGTCGGCCTTCATCGAGTTCACCCGGCACGCCATCGAGCTGGGCCAAGATCAGGTCGTCGACGTGCATGCCGATTCGATCGTGGTGACCGACTTCGAGGGCCATCCGGCACCGACCAAGCCGTTCGAGGTGACCTGGGACCTCTCGGCAGCCGAGAAGGGCGGCTACGACTGGTTCATGCGCAAGGAGATCTTCGAGCAGCCGAAGGCCGTGGCCGACACCCTGCTGGGCCGCTACACGGCCGCGGGTGCGCTGCAGCTCGACGAGCTGCACATCGGTGAGGACGAACTGCGCCGGATCGACAAGATCATCATCGTGGCCTGTGGCAGCGCCTACTACGCCGGCCTGGTGGCCAAGTACGCAATCGAGCACTGGACCCGGGTTGCCTGTGAGGTGGAGATCGCCTCTGAGTTCCGGTACCGGGACCCGATCATCGACGGCTCCACTCTGGTGGTGACGATCTCCCAGTCCGGCGAAACCGCTGACACTTTGATGGCGATCCGGCACGCCCGGGAGCAGGGGGCCAAGGTGATAGCCATCTGCAATACCAATGGCGCAACCATTCCGCGTGAGTCCGATGCTGTGCTTTACACCCACGCCGGCCCCGAAATCGGGGTGGCCTCGACCAAGGGCTTCCTGACCCAGGTGGCGGCCTGCTACCTGCTGGGGCTGTATTTGGCGCAGGTGCGCGGCACCATGTACGACGACGAGATCGCCAAGGTGATGGAGGAGTTGGCGGCCACCCCGCCACTGATCCAGCAGGTGCTGGATTCGCTCGACGCGATCCGGGAGTTGGCCGCGCGGCTGGTGGACACCGAGTCGGTGCTATTCCTGGGTCGGCACGTCGGCTACCCGGTGGCCCTGGAGGGCGCGCTGAAGCTGAAAGAGATCGCCTACCTGCACGCCGAGGGTTTCCCGGCCGGCGAGCTCAAGCACGGCCCGATCGCGCTGGTCGATCAGGGCGTCCCGGTGTTCGTGGTGGTGCCGCCGCAGGGTCGTGACCAGTTGCACGACAAGGTCATCTCGAACATTCAGGAAGTCCGGGCCCGTGGCGCGTTCACCGTAGTGGTGGCCGAGGCCGGCGATCCCGAGGTCGGCGCCTACGCCGATGTGCTGTTCAGCTTGCCGAAGGTGTCCACCCTGCTGCAGCCGCTGTTGGCCGCCGTCCCGCTGCAGATGTTCGCCTGTGAGGTGGCGACGCTGAAGGGCTACGACGTCGATCAGCCTCGCAACCTGGCCAAGAGCGTGACCGTCGAATGA
- the coaA gene encoding type I pantothenate kinase, with protein sequence MTGTVDEAEQAPEDNPYGPYLTLDRRHWAALAATRPADLDEGTLERLRGIGDPTDASEVREVYLPLTELISLYTERTGDLFSASHEFLGLSGQRTPFVIGVAGSVAVGKSTTSRLLAELLRRMPGAPRVDLVTTDGFLYPNDTLAELGLLERKGYPESYNRRALLQFVMDVKSGAPEVTAPVYSHFAYDILPDERITVSHPDILIIEGLNVLQPARRRSDGTTGLAVSDFFDFSVFVDAASTDVRNWYVNRFLHLRQTAFQDPDSYFARYGALSEPDAIETAKGIWDAINGPNLELNIRPTRGRATAILRKGPNHQVSWVRIRKV encoded by the coding sequence ATGACAGGCACAGTGGACGAGGCCGAACAGGCCCCGGAAGACAACCCCTACGGGCCCTATCTGACCCTGGACCGACGGCACTGGGCGGCACTGGCCGCCACCCGTCCGGCCGACCTGGACGAGGGGACCCTGGAACGGCTGCGCGGTATCGGCGACCCCACCGACGCCTCCGAAGTGCGTGAGGTCTACCTGCCGCTGACCGAGCTGATCAGCCTGTACACCGAACGGACCGGCGACCTGTTCTCGGCCAGCCACGAGTTCCTCGGGCTGTCCGGACAGCGCACTCCATTCGTGATCGGTGTGGCCGGATCGGTGGCCGTCGGCAAGTCCACCACCTCCCGGTTGCTGGCCGAACTGCTGCGTCGGATGCCCGGCGCCCCTCGAGTCGACCTGGTCACCACCGACGGCTTCCTCTATCCGAATGACACCCTGGCCGAACTCGGCCTGCTTGAGCGCAAGGGCTACCCGGAGTCGTACAACCGGCGGGCGCTCCTGCAGTTCGTGATGGACGTGAAGTCCGGCGCCCCGGAAGTGACTGCGCCGGTCTACTCTCACTTCGCTTACGACATCCTTCCGGACGAGCGGATCACCGTCTCTCACCCGGACATCTTGATCATCGAAGGCCTCAACGTCCTGCAGCCGGCTCGCCGCCGCTCCGACGGCACCACCGGGTTGGCGGTCAGCGACTTCTTCGACTTCTCGGTGTTCGTCGACGCGGCGTCCACCGATGTGCGCAACTGGTACGTGAACCGCTTCCTGCACCTGCGCCAGACTGCGTTCCAGGATCCAGACTCCTATTTCGCTCGCTACGGCGCGCTCAGCGAGCCGGACGCCATCGAGACCGCCAAGGGGATCTGGGACGCCATCAACGGGCCCAATCTCGAGCTGAACATCCGTCCCACCCGAGGCCGGGCCACCGCTATTCTTCGAAAAGGCCCCAACCACCAGGTGAGTTGGGTGCGCATCCGAAAGGTGTGA